One window of Mauremys mutica isolate MM-2020 ecotype Southern chromosome 20, ASM2049712v1, whole genome shotgun sequence genomic DNA carries:
- the LOC123353860 gene encoding gametocyte-specific factor 1-like isoform X1, whose amino-acid sequence MDLEDNYVDALDPEKLIQCPYDRYHQIRACRFPYHLIKCRKNHPDIAQQLATCPFNARHQVPRAELRRHISSCDDKSCIEQDIVSQSNNCHREMNTVSMWQPSPCDEDWDKELQEQSDSVFVWGTFNSGINNSPGSSVVMEPKNNLMPGMRAPRSLPYSLSWKSSKCKGAGN is encoded by the exons ATGGATTTAGAAGACAACTATG TTGATGCTTTGGATCCAGAGAAGTTAATACAATGTCCATATGATCGCTATCATCAAATCCGAGCCTGTCGGTTTCCCTATCATCTTATAAAGTGCAGGAAG AACCACCCTGATATTGCACAGCAGCTAGCCACATGCCCCTTTAATGCCCGCCATCAGGTTCCCAGAGCTGAGCTCAGACGTCATATATCAAGCTGTGATGACAAAAGCTGCATTGAGCAAGACATTG tgAGTCAGTCGAATAACTGCCACAGAGAGATGAACACTGTCAGCATGTGGCAGCCGTCCCCATGTGACGAAGACTGGGATAAAG AGCTACAGGAGCAATCAGATTCTGTGTTCGTTTGGGGCACGTTCAATAGTGGCATAAACAACAG CCCTGGGTCCAGCGTAGTGATGGAACCAAAGAATAACCTAATGCCAGGCATGAGAGCACCCAGGTCCTTGCCATATAGCCTATCCtggaaaagcagtaagtgcaaaG
- the LOC123353860 gene encoding gametocyte-specific factor 1-like isoform X2: MDLEDNYVDALDPEKLIQCPYDRYHQIRACRFPYHLIKCRKNHPDIAQQLATCPFNARHQVPRAELRRHISSCDDKSCIEQDIVSQSNNCHREMNTVSMWQPSPCDEDWDKELQEQSDSVFVWGTFNSGINNSPGSSVVMEPKNNLMPGMRAPRSLPYSLSWKSRAGN, encoded by the exons ATGGATTTAGAAGACAACTATG TTGATGCTTTGGATCCAGAGAAGTTAATACAATGTCCATATGATCGCTATCATCAAATCCGAGCCTGTCGGTTTCCCTATCATCTTATAAAGTGCAGGAAG AACCACCCTGATATTGCACAGCAGCTAGCCACATGCCCCTTTAATGCCCGCCATCAGGTTCCCAGAGCTGAGCTCAGACGTCATATATCAAGCTGTGATGACAAAAGCTGCATTGAGCAAGACATTG tgAGTCAGTCGAATAACTGCCACAGAGAGATGAACACTGTCAGCATGTGGCAGCCGTCCCCATGTGACGAAGACTGGGATAAAG AGCTACAGGAGCAATCAGATTCTGTGTTCGTTTGGGGCACGTTCAATAGTGGCATAAACAACAG CCCTGGGTCCAGCGTAGTGATGGAACCAAAGAATAACCTAATGCCAGGCATGAGAGCACCCAGGTCCTTGCCATATAGCCTATCCtggaaaagca